The window ACATCTCCACGTCTGGGTCTCCCCTCGCCGCGAGTCCTTCCAAGCGCCAATAGGCTGCCAAACTCACCGAAAGGCAACCGCGCATCCCGCATCTCCAGCCGCAACCGCGCTTTCAACCGCCTCCTCAAGCAAGCGAAATCCCGATTCCCTTCGATGACTCAACTGCCGGCGCGCAGCAGTGCCGGCAATTTTTTTGTTCCCCCCTCCGGGCATGTACCGAGACCAGAAAAGCGCCTCGGCTGCAAACCGAAACCCGGAGGCAGCCATGCGCGCTATCGTTCCCTTCATCGGCCATCAACCGTCCGTCCCCACCATCCCGCCATGCGACTTCGACAGCGAGCTCCTCCGCGCCACCAGCTCACCGGACGCCTCCGCTCCCTCTTTCGGACGCCGGCCGAAACCCACCTTCCGCTACATCCTTTACCCGCGCCGGCGCTGCCCGCGTTTCCCCAACTTCCTCGCCGGACTCCGTTACCGCACGCTCGACGCCATCGACTTCATCTCGCGCTTCTACGTGCGGTTCTGCGTCCTCATCGTCACGGTCGCCCTCGCCATCTACCTCGGAACGGTGATCTCCATGCTCACCCGTGCCGAGCCGCTACCGCCTCTTCCGTCACCCAGCTGCCCCGCCTCCAACTCACCGGCCACTACCTCTCTTGCCGTCACGCGGGGTTTCAAGTTTTAGGGAAGCTTGCGCTTTTTCGAACTGAACGATGATCGGGTCGGACGATCCGGTCGCTCGGTTCTCTTTCAGCCATCGTCAAACAGAGGAGGCCATAATGGCTTTCGGATTGAACCGCGTCGAACTCATCGGGCGCCTCGGCGCCGACGCCGAAATCGTCACCCTCACCAACGGCACCAAGATCGCCAAGCTGCGCGTCGCCACCGACGAGAGCTACGTCTCGAAGCAGTCGGGCGAGCGCGTCGACTCCCAGGAGTGGCACCAGGTCGTCACCTTCCAGCAGGGTCTCGTCTCGATGTTCGAGAAGCACGGTCGCAAGGGCCGGCTCGTCTTCGTCGAGGGCACGCTCAAGCCCCGCCGGTGGCGCAAGGAAGGCGAGCAGACCGACCGCTTCGCCACCGAGATCATGGTCATCCCGGGCAGCCAGGTGTCCTTCCTCGACAAGCCCGGCGGCGCACCGCAGCCCGCGGCCCAACCGGCCCCGGCGCCCGAGCCCACCGGCCTCAACGACAGCGATCCCGTTCCCTTCTGATCGCTGCCATACCGATCGTTCCTCCCTCCCCACTCGGGCCGCCGCTTCACCGCGGCGGCCCTTTTTTTGCTCCCATCCCCGGTCCCGTTCACCTCCCCGGAGTTTCAGCAAAGCCGCTTTCGGGTGAACCAACCTCCGGGGAATCACCGCCATGCCCGCCTGCGCCAATCGTTTCTTTTTCATCCTCGCCATCCTCGGCATCCCCTACGCGGTCGCGGCCACGTTCCTGCTCGAACCGCTCGTCCTCTCGGACCGGATTCACATCTCGCTCGCTCTCGCTGCGATCGCCGCCCCCACCGTCTTCGGCGCCTTCGGCACGCTCCTCGCAACACCGCGCCGGTGAGCACCTTCGTCTCGAAAGAACAGCAAAGCTTCGCTTTGGTAACTCAACCCTGGG is drawn from Deltaproteobacteria bacterium and contains these coding sequences:
- the ssb gene encoding single-stranded DNA-binding protein, encoding MAFGLNRVELIGRLGADAEIVTLTNGTKIAKLRVATDESYVSKQSGERVDSQEWHQVVTFQQGLVSMFEKHGRKGRLVFVEGTLKPRRWRKEGEQTDRFATEIMVIPGSQVSFLDKPGGAPQPAAQPAPAPEPTGLNDSDPVPF